The window AAATGTTTATCAATATCCCTTTTCCTGAACCGTAACAGATTCCCTTTTTTGATATATGGGATACTCTTTGAATGTGTCTGAGCATAAACCCATTCAGGAGTAACCTTGAGGTATTCACAAAGGCCCGCTACATCAAAAATAACATTTTCCGGCAAGTGCTTATCATGGTTATGCAGTATTGCCCTTAACTCCTCTTTCACCGCCGTTGCTATTGCCTTTATATCTTCCGGTTCAAGAGTACTTTTCAATACTTCCCTTCCCTTAATCCATACAGTCCGATTAAAACAGCATCCGCTTTGTTATGGTCTTTCTTTCTGATTAACTTCATATCAGGATACAATTGTTTTACCCTGATGATGGAAGACCCTTTATCCTTGCCC is drawn from Nitrospirota bacterium and contains these coding sequences:
- a CDS encoding helix-turn-helix domain-containing protein, with protein sequence MKSTLEPEDIKAIATAVKEELRAILHNHDKHLPENVIFDVAGLCEYLKVTPEWVYAQTHSKSIPYIKKGNLLRFRKRDIDKHLDQHKMPAIVPSSGYLKIIK